In a single window of the Drosophila albomicans strain 15112-1751.03 chromosome 3, ASM965048v2, whole genome shotgun sequence genome:
- the LOC117571250 gene encoding cilia- and flagella-associated protein 206, with the protein MSHPHQKTLNEIGQRIMAKLKERDIEPDAKFVKFMVHLLVRDMRRGLLKTDLQDPSKCKLNQFIGDIVAGYLNPNDTTMANLRMSWIMKTGYGIQLSFVQEQYELKFQQELKLLIHDILQYPETSTKLQLDQLFAKMQVFIVASYHLGSPKNHVLLKLTAQALNSVIGRSDLQNYVLKKKYHRQEYLQRLAATVAGIVIYNNDGPDGDRENVRYVICDLEMAQRNTSTVFEKLLERMDNMSGNCQRAISKQLKFSNQDTTLHYQVPLEQLQRINQFTITFIMLHRCLTTLRLSYEHTAYLIGVEKERYDCVVAKINDTLAMRTAIDSELVFPHFVYLSKVWSNLNHYFNHIVELNKLCEQLEMQVPNSMDERALEIIEEIQVMAHRRHKPHQRSYDECMAALNEFRTDGNFCTLAQADIKDFCGLSLAVTNGLLLPAKVQRKLCMNLDIKFGFQDQTYARIGEVSFEHFIAAFRQAIFNNANLCLLFKLDDILIAKEMQPKAVEPPLKKDFQGQTELMIENDLSPSNWINVTWNAWDYHRETIHLAGIRKCQTRDAQTKVSYGQRNAQSQAYNTRHHM; encoded by the exons ATGTCGCATCCCCATCAAAAGACTCTCAACGAGATTGGCCAACGTATCATGGCCAAGCTTAAAGAACGCGATATTGAGCCGGACGCGAAATTTGTCAAGTTTATGGTGCATCTCTTGGTGCGCGACATGCGACGTGGTCTGCTCAAGACTGACCTACAAGATCCCAGCAAGTGCAAATTGAATCAATTCATTGGCGACATTGTCGCTGGCTATTTGAATCCTAATGACACAACAATGGCCAATCTACGCATGTCGTGGATTATGAAGACGGGTTATGGCATTCAATTATCCTTTGTGCAAGAGCAGTATGAATTGAAGTTTCAGCAGGAACTCAAGCTGCTTATACACGACATTCTACAGTATCCGGAGACGAGCACCAAGCTGCAGCTGGATCAGCTATTTGCCAAAATGCAGGTCTTTATTGTGGCCAGCTATCATCTGGGTTCGCCCAAGAACCATGTGCTTCTGAAGCTAACGGCACAGGCTCTAAACAGTGTGATTGGACGCAGTGATCTGCAGAACTATGTGCTCAAGAAGAAGTATCACCGACAGGAGTATCTGCAGCGACTGGCGGCCACGGTGGCGGGCATTGTCATCTACAACAACGACGGACCCGACGGAGATCGCGAGAATGTGCGATACG TCATCTGTGATCTGGAGATGGCGCAGCGCAATACTTCGACCGTTTTTGAAAAGTTGCTGGAACGTATGGATAACATGAGTGGCAACTGTCAGCGCGCCATTAGCAAGCAATTGAAGTTCAGCAACCAGGACACGACGCTGCACTATCAAGTGCCGCTAGAGCAATTGCAGCGCATCAATCAATTTACAATCACATTCATAATGCTGCATCGTTGTCTGACGACGCTGAGGCTAAGCTATGAGCATACTGCGTATTTGATTGGTGTGGAAAAGGAACGCTATGACTGTGTGGTGGCCAAGATTAACGACACATTGGCCATGCGCACGGCCATCGACTCCGAACTGGTCTTC CCACACTTTGTGTACTTGTCCAAGGTGTGGAGCAATCTGAATCATTATTTCAATCACATTGTGGAGCTGAATAAGCTGTGCGAACAACTGGAGATGCAAGTGCCCAACTCAATGGACGAACGGGCATTGGAAATAATTGAGGAGATTCAAGTGATGGCGCATCGCCGCCACAAGCCACATCAACGCAGCTACGATGAGTGCATGGCCGCCTTGAATGAGTTCCGCACCGACGGCAATTTCTGTACTCTGGCCCAGGCGGACATCAAGGACTTCTGCGGGCTATCGCTGGCTGTGACGAATGGCCTGTTGCTGCCGGCAAAAGTGCAACGAAAGCTTTGCATGAATCTGGACATTAAGTTCGGCTTTCAAGATCAGACATATGCGCGCATTGGCGAAGTTAGCTTTGAGCACTTCATTGCCGCCTTTAGGCAGGCAATCTTCAACAATGCCAATCTTTGTCTGCTCTTCAAGTTAGACGACATTCTGATTGCCAAGGAAATGCAGCCAAAAGCTGTGGAGCCGCCGTTGAAAAAGGATTTTCAGGGTCAAACAGAATTGATGATTGAGAACGATTTGTCGCCATCGAACTGGATCAATGTGACGTGGAATGCCTGGGACTATCATCGCGAGACCATTCATCTGGCTGGCATACGCAAGTGTCAGACCCGCGATGCCCAAACTAAGGTCAGCTATGGCCAACGCAATGCTCAATCTCAGGCCTATAATACAAGGCATCATATGTGA
- the LOC117568332 gene encoding mitochondrial inner membrane protease subunit 2: MAFRRFGRSLLYSLPLGITFLDCVGYVARVDGTSMQPALNPVAEERDYVFLLRWGIHNSPVERGDIISLISPKDPAQKIIKRVVGMQGDVVSTLGYKHEIVRVPDGHCWVEGDHTGHSLDSNTFGPVALGLMSARAVAIVWPPERWSLLKTELPRRRRPIQVAKASYYN; encoded by the exons ATGGCATTTCGTCGCTTTGGTAGATCCTTGCTGTACAGTTTGCCGCTGGGCATCACGTTCCTTGACTGCGTTGGCTATGTGGCCCGCGTTGATG GCACTTCCATGCAACCCGCTTTAAATCCCGTCGCTGAGGAGCGAGATTATGTGTTCCTGCTGCGTTGGGGCATCCACAATAGTCCGGTGGAACGTGGCGACATCATATCATTGATATCTCCCAAGGATCCGGCGCAAAAGATCATTAAGCGTGTGGTGGGCATGCAGGGCGACGTGGTCTCCACTCTAGGCTATAAACACGAGATTGTACGTGTGCCCGATGGACATTGTTGGGTAGAGGGCGATCACACGGGCCATTCGCTCGACAGCAACACATTCGGTCCCGTTGCCTTGGGGCTGATGTCGGCCAGAGCTGTGGCTATTGTTTGGCCACCGGAACGTTGGAGTTTATTGAAGACCGAGCTGCCCAGGCGACGACGTCCTATTCAGGTGGCCAAGGCGAGCTACTACAACTGA
- the LOC117568331 gene encoding threonylcarbamoyl-AMP synthase, whose amino-acid sequence MRYLQTVILRRLCAQSTMKPKQQDSPATAPVICPVESVDALRLAEQCLHQGKVIALPTDTVYGLACDANNEEAIQHMYEIKGRDEHKPVAICVNNIAALRRFGHASHLSDELLTRLLPGPLTIVIERTPQLSNRFLNPSTSKIGIRIPDFKFIRELCAKWHEQPLALTSANRSSAPSSLQISEFQTLWPHLGAVFNAGRIGLSEERRLASTVIDLVTPGRYEVVRAGVALKETLAVLHEFGYTAKNKIQ is encoded by the coding sequence ATGCGCTATCTACAAACCGTAATCCTCAGACGCCTTTGCGCCCAATCTACCATGAAACCTAAACAACAAGACAGCCCAGCAACAGCGCCCGTAATCTGTCCAGTGGAATCGGTGGATGCCTTAAGGCTGGCCGAACAATGCCTGCATCAGGGCAAGGTTATTGCGTTACCCACAGACACAGTTTATGGATTGGCCTGTGATGCCAACAACGAGGAGGCCATTCAACACATGTACGAGATCAAGGGACGCGATGAGCACAAACCCGTGGCCATTTGTGTCAACAATATTGCTGCACTGCGTCGCTTTGGTCACGCCAGCCACTTGAGTGACGAGCTGCTAACTCGCTTGCTTCCGGGGCCACTGACCATTGTGATTGAGCGTACGCCGCAGCTTAGCAATCGATTCTTGAATCCCAGCACCAGCAAGATTGGCATACGCATCCCggactttaaatttattcgcGAACTGTGCGCTAAGTGGCACGAGCAACCACTCGCCTTGACCAGCGCCAATCGATCCAGCGCACCCAGCAGTCTGCAGATCAGTGAGTTCCAAACGCTGTGGCCGCATCTAGGCGCCGTATTCAATGCTGGCCGTATTGGACTGAGCGAGGAGCGGCGACTGGCTTCCACTGTGATCGATTTGGTCACGCCGGGTCGCTATGAGGTAGTGCGTGCCGGCGTAGCGCTCAAAGAGACGCTGGCGGTGCTGCACGAGTTTGGCTACACAGCTAAAAATAAGATACAATAA
- the LOC117568333 gene encoding transcription factor MafG, producing MDAKRERKSSLAPLSPCPIPDITDDELVTISVRDLNRTLKMRGLNREEIVRMKQRRRTLKNRGYAASCRIKRIEQKDELETKKSYEWTELEQMHEDNEQIRLDVNNWKNKYKALLQFAIQNDIPIPSELEGC from the exons atggACGCCAAACGTGAGAGAAAGTCATCCTTG GCACCACTTTCGCCATGTCCAATTCCCGATATTACGGACGATGAACTCGTCACGATTTCTGTGCGAGATCTGAATAGGACTCTGAAGATGCGTGGCCTGAATCGTGAGGAAATTGTGCGTATGAAGCAGAGGCGACGCACGCTGAAGAATCGTGGCTATGCTGCAAGTTGTCGAATTAAACGGATCGAACAAAAGGATGAGCTGGAAACGAAAAAATCGTATGAATGGACTGAGTTGGAGCAAATGCATGAGGACAATGAGCAAATACGCCTGGATGTGAACAACtggaaaaacaaatataaggCATTGTTGCAATTTGCCATACAAAACGATATTCCAATTCCAAGTGAGTTGGAGGGCTGCTGA
- the LOC117568068 gene encoding protein rigor mortis, producing MNTAAIYNNVPTPICSQTPLSVATPDGGILYTGFKCINYIAAPAQNENDADEVKTMSTRITVSALDVSPLWGRKQHSESSNASSKQFAIVAEDLSVQVWDCDLGESIMGHKAHQHQHEARDVRMYPMIKVLMGYICNGNILSMDASDLVIYCVASNTYCRRPTFISARNHQLTVLRCSPYNENLFALGTSSGFVMVCDMRKMNIVYKFTCQQSSICGLAWREMTFPREQLTSSDQWRSTLAAPIVEKVSNACDDFVGLEKPTAKEALEFEEACKDMKANPSAKQSKTKKQTGKAPLCKSKAAESDDIFDIYNTDHLECEFGAPARQSAKKSSQYSDDFVGLEKPIDNAQLDFMEACRNMKAEIKAHREHASDEPQVEVTLADCQESGVRGPRSESTISQKGDNSDTVISESSEGSLEVIQFSSSSDDAVIVDGEAAKPKREVLHHIYHQAEVHETPKSLEVLKTQTKPQPSNKFVKDATIDTITVAFAESAPRPDILLVSINDNDIIMIWNTQTGAHCGKTYSKGNNAASKGKEVHWLNDNIIVSLCRQQLVYWTLDFEPKQQRYKLHKDHVNKSSVQDIVTIAPIANSNSIWMSMRNRRVGILNPKTGLLSAVYGTLAFGVRAIAECPDDLNKIALGCSDKRVALFDLSKIRSQYAPIDSVNVNSIVYSLAWSPDCLQLAFGTYDGGVGIIDVDSMRVKTTFRNVYKKEVYSLMWQDNYIYFIVNRVLGVYTANQPKKDAIIFTNIERPSYLCVRDAFLFVGTEDGFLQLYERKPDAELAYTSVRQAALLSRYITDISFNPLQRNQFVVVGHDKFLHIMEFQPEQRGWTKQLTLTASDPKASITSVKWSNMDPHLLLSFHIEGKVCLWNLKELSEPPLTISYHCPMWCGMFLPTDESVIMSGGKALSLELISIKDALAKNEKNICCKSDALLKVKWASKSMTQPQGSSLNASQKKRLRREKRKAENQLPPAPEEQPTKEPEMKSEKVLSDTMQMLSLGTKSTSTQATQIERSKTKELESQAYPDNFMAHSRTCLCLTQKELNKYALEKLAVVLTEDAAKIDKSVLMSKLFSTKVMAKDLIATELNNLKQSNNKDIAPLCLTVSTFKVRDELQQHIENKTLNEWHLSLAPAVSYVFWQKCCKAYASQMEEKGFIVHAATYLGAVDMQTEAINLLLKHEYFKEALAHARIHLPATDPMIKTIINNWLEQLEKTGNFAAAALICVLDNEMLRGFSYLRKFRNCTPEIADLMEQIKRIGQLGSLFEDSCMDRAENGAEKELKEEAN from the exons ATGAATACGGCCGCAATTTATAACAATGTGCCGACGCCGATTTGCTCGCAAACACCGCTTTCAGTTGCAACTCCCGATGGCGGCATTCTTTACACCGGCTTCAAATGCATCAATTACATTGCGGCACCCgcccaaaatgaaaatgatgcCGATGAAGTGAAGACAATGTCAACTCGCATAACTGTTAGCGCCCTCGATGTGAGTCCTCTATGGGGTCGCAAGCAACACAGCGAATCATCCAATGCATCGAGCAAACAATTCGCCATCGTTGCCGAGGATTTAAGTGTCCAAGTTTGGGATTGCGATCTAGGTGAATCCATCATGGGACACAAGgcgcatcagcatcaacacgAGGCGCGCGATGTACGCATGTATCCTATGATTAAAGTGCTCATGGGCTACATTTGCAATGGCAACATATTGTCCATGGACGCCAGTGATTTGGTCATATACTGCGTTGCATCCAACACCTATTGTCGTCGTCCTACATTTATCTCGGCGCGCAACCACCAGTTGACTGTGCTACGCTGCTCTCCCTACAACGAGAATCTCTTTGCACTCGGCACCAGCTCGGGTTTTGTGATGGTCTGCGATATGCGTAAAATGAACATCGTCTATAAGTTTACATGCCAGCAGTCGAGTATCTGTGGCCTTGCCTGGCGTGAAATGACCTTCCCCAGGGAGCAGCTCACATCCAGCGATCAATGGCGCAGCACATTAGCAGCTCCAATCGTCGAGAAGGTGTCCAACGCTTGCGACGATTTCGTGGGACTTGAGAAGCCAACTGCCAAAGAAGCACTCGAGTTTGAAGAGGCCTGCAAAGACATGAAAGCGAATCCCAGCGCTAAACAGTCAAAGACTAAGAAGCAAACCGGTAAAGCGCCGCTGTGTAAATCAAAGGCTGCTGAATCCGATGATATCTTTGACATCTACAACACTGATCATCTGGAGTGCGAGTTCGGCGCACCAGCTCGTCAGTCAGCCAAGAAGTCCTCCCAGTATTCTGATGATTTTGTTGGTCTCGAAAAACCAATAGACAACGCACAACTGGACTTCATGGAGGCCTGTCGAAACATGAAGGCCGAAATAAAAGCGCATCGTGAGCATGCATCTGATGAGCCACAAGTGGAGGTCACTCTAGCCGATTGTCAAGAGTCTGGAGTGCGCGGTCCACGCAGCGAGAGCACCATCTCGCAGAAGGGCGACAATAGCGACACGGTGATTAGTGAGTCCAGCGAAGGCAGCTTGGAAGtcattcagttcagttcatcCAGTGATGATGCTGTCATTGTCGACGGTGAAGCTGCCAAGCCCAAGCGCGAGGTGCTGCATCATATCTATCATCAAGCTGAGGTACATGAAACTCCTAAATCGCTGGAGGTGttgaaaacacaaacaaagcCGCAGCCAAGCAACAAGTTTGTGAAGGATGCAACCATTGATACGATTACCGTTGCCTTCGCCGAGTCTGCACCACGTCCTGATATACTGTTGGTGTCCATCAACGACAACGATATTATCATGATTTGGAACACACAAACGGGCGCCCATTGTGGCAAGACTTACAGCAAGGGCAACAATGCCGCAA GCAAAGGGAAAGAAGTACATTGGCTGAACGACAACATCATTGTGTCGCTGTGTCGCCAGCAGCTGGTCTATTGGACACTTGACTTTGAGCCCAAGCAGCAACGCTATAAACTGCACAAGGATCACGTCAACAAGAGCTCGGTGCAGGACATCGTCACAATTGCGCCAattgccaacagcaacagcatttggATGAGCATGAGGAATCGTCGTGTGGGCATTTTAAATCCCAAGACTGGACTACTCTCTGCCGTCTATGGCACTTTGGCCTTTGGCGTGCGCGCCATAGCTGAGTGTCCCGATGACCTGAACAA AATTGCCCTGGGCTGCTCAGACAAGCGTGTGGCGCTATTTGATTTGTCCAAAATACGATCACAGTACGCGCCCATTGATAGCGTGAATGTAAACAGCATTGTTTACTCGCTAGCTTGGAGTCCCGACTGCTTGCAGTTGGCATTTGGCACCTACGATGGTGGG GTGGGCATCATAGACGTGGACAGCATGCGAGTGAAGACAACATTTCGCAACGTGTACAAGAAGGAAGTGTATTCACTGATGTGGCAGGATAACTACATCTATTTCATTGTGAATCGTGTGCTGGGCGTCTACACTGCTAACCAGCCGAAGAAAG ATGCCATTATCTTTACGAACATCGAGCGTCCCAGTTATCTATGCGTGCGAGATGCCTTCCTCTTCGTCGGTACAGAAGATGGCTTCCTGCAGCTGTACGAGCGCAAGCCTGACGCAGAGCTGGCCTACACTAGTGTGCGTCAGGCTGCGCTGCTGTCGCGCTACATAACCGACATTTCCTTCAATCCGCTGCAGCgtaatcaatttgttgttgtgggtcaCGACAAGTTCTTGCATATTATGGAATTCCAGCCAGAGCAACGCGGTTGGACAAAGCAGCTTACGTTGACTGCCAGTGATCCCAAGGCCTCCATAACTTCGGTCAAGTGGAGCAACATGGATCCGCATTTGCTGCTCAGCTTTCACATTGAGGGCAAGGTATGCTTGTGGAATCTCAAGGAGTTGTCTGAGCCACCGCTCACTATCAGCTATCACTGCCCCATGTGGTGCGGCATGTTCTTGCCCACCGACGAGAGTGTTATCATGAGCGGTGGCAAAGCTCTGTCCCTGGAACTGATCAGCATCAAGGATGCGTTAGCCAAGAATGAGAAGAACATTTGCTGTAAGAGCGATGCCCTGCTGAAAGTCAAATGGGCCAGCAAATCGATGACACAGCCACAAGGTTCTTCGCTGAATGCTTCGCAAAAGAAACGTTTGCGTCGTGAGAAACGGAAAGCTGAAAATCAATTGCCTCCAGCTCCTGAGGAGCAACCAACGAAAGAGCCGGAAATGAAGTCGGAGAAAGTGCTGAGTGATACTATGCAAATGCTTAGCTTGGGCACAAAGAGCACGAGCACGCAGGCAACTCAGATTGAACGGAGCAAAACCAAGGAGCTGGAGTCACAAGCATATCCCGATAATTTTATGGCA CATAGCCGTACTTGTCTGTGTCTAACCCAGAAGGAGCTTAACAAGTATGCACTGGAAAAGCTGGCCGTTGTTCTGACCGAAGATGCTGCCAAGATCGACAAGTCCGTGTTAATGTCCAAGCTGTTCAGCACCAAGGTGATGGCCAAGGACTTGATTGCCACCGAAT TAAATAATCTAAAACAATCTAACAACAAGGACATTGCTCCGCTCTGTCTGACCGTTTCCACTTTTAAAGTGCGCGACGAGTTGCAACAACATATCGAAAACAAAACCCTTAACGAGTGGCATCTTTCATTGGCGCCCGCCGTCTCCTATGT tttttggcagaAGTGCTGCAAGGCTTATGCTTCGCAAATGGAGGAGAAGGGCTTCATAGTGCATGCTGCCACCTATTTGGGAGCAGTTGATATGCAAACGGAAGCCATCAACTTGTTGCTGAAGCACGAGTATTTTAAGGAGGCGTTGGCCCATGCTAGGATTCATTTGCCAGCCACAGATCCCATGATTAAAACCATTATCAACAACTGGCTGGAACAGCTTGAGAAAACTGGCAACTTTGCAGCGGCTGCCTTGAT CTGCGTGCTGGACAATGAGATGCTTCGTGGCTTCTCGTATCTGCGCAAGTTCCGCAACTGCACACCGGAAATAGCCGATCTAATGGAACAGATCAAGCGCATTGGTCAGCTGGGTTCGCTGTTCGAAGATAGCTGCATGGACAGAGCAGAGAATGGAGCCGAGAAAGAACTCAAGGAGGAGGCCAACTAA
- the LOC117568334 gene encoding DNA-directed RNA polymerase III subunit RPC10 produces MLFFCPSCGNILIIEEDTSSHRFTCNTCPYISKINRKISTKTFPRLKEVDHVLGGIAAWENVDSTDAECPACSHKRAYFMQIQTRSADEPMTTFYKCCNHQCGHNWRD; encoded by the exons atgttgtttttttgtccaTCGTGCggcaatattttgattattgaaGAGGATACCTCAAGCCACAGATTCACTTGTAACACTTGCCCGTATATATCGAAAATCAATCGCAAGATATCCACCAAAACATTTCCGCGCCTCAAG GAAGTTGACCACGTGCTGGGTGGCATTGCGGCCTGGGAGAACGTTGACTCAACGGACGCCGAGTGCCCGGCGTGCTCGCATAAACGTGCCTACTTCATGCAGATTCAAACACGCTCAGCTGATGAGCCGATGACCACATTCTACAAGTGCTGCAATCATCAGTGTGGTCACAACTGGCGCGATTAG
- the LOC117568329 gene encoding DNA methyltransferase 1-associated protein 1, whose amino-acid sequence MSADVRDILDIERANTPEITRDSFLATKKRNFERTKHASRRPEGMHREVFALLYTDKKDAPPLLPTDTALGIGAGYKQNKARLGMKKVRKWEWAPFSNPARNDAAVFHHWKRVSDDSTDYPFAKFNKQLEIPSYTMTEYNAHLRNNIQHWSKVQTDHLFDLARRFDLRFIVMADRWNRQQHGTKTVEELKERYYEVIALLAKAKNQSIEKKTFVYDAEHERRRKEQLEKLFKRTTQQVEEEQMLINEMKKIEARKKERERKTQDLQKLISQADQQNEHAANTPSTRKYEKKLHKKKVHHTPRPSKVDSVVNAIEIGSSGIKFADLRGSGVSLRSQKMKLPANIGQRKVKALEQAIQEFKVDPAPPPTEDICTSFNELRSDMVLLCELRTALSTCIYEMESLKHQYEAACPGKTLNIPPSLVPIKTETLENSAT is encoded by the exons atgTCGGCTGATGTGCGTGATATTTTGGACATTGAGCGTGCCAATACGCCAGAAATAACAAGGGACTCCTTTCTCGCGACAAAAAAACGTAATTTCGAGCG CACCAAACATGCCTCGCGGCGTCCCGAGGGCATGCATCGTGAGGTGTTCGCGCTGTTGTACACGGACAAGAAGGATGCACCACCTCTATTGCCAACGGACACGGCATTGGGTATTGGAGCCGGCTACAAACAGAACAAGGCGCGTTTGGGCATGAAAAAGGTCCGCAAATGGGAATGGGCGCCGTTTTCGAATCCGGCACGCAACGATGCAGCCGTGTTTCATCATTGGAAGCGAGTCAGTGATGATTCCACGGACTATCCGTTTGCGAAGTTCAACAAACAATTAGAGATACCAAGCTACACAATGACCGAGTACAATGCCCACCTGCGCAACAATATTCAGCACTGGAGCAAGGTGCAAACAGATCATCTCTTTGATCTGGCCAGACG CTTTGACTTGCGCTTCATTGTTATGGCGGATCGTTGGAATCGCCAACAGCATGGTACCAAAACAGTGGAAGAGCTCAAGGAGCGCTATTACGAGGTAATTGCTTTGCTTGCCAAGGCAAAGAATCAGTCAATCGAGAAGAAAACATTCGTATATGATGCAGAGCATGAGCGCCGTCGAAAGGAGCAGCTGGAGAAGCTATTCAAACGCACCACGCAGCaggtggaggaggagcaaATGCTAATAAACGAAATGAAGAAGATCGAAGCACGCAAGAAGGAACGTGAGCGCAAGACGCAAGATCTGCAAAAGCTAATCTCACAGGCGGATCAACAAAACGAGCATGCGGCTAATACGCCAAGCACACGCAAATACGAAAAGAAATTGCACAAGAAAAAGGTGCATCACACGCCGCGGCCCTCGAAGGTGGACTCTGTGGTAAATGCCATTGAAATTGGCAGCAGTGGCATCAAGTTTGCCGATCTGCGCGGCTCTGGGGTCTCGTTGCGTTCGCAAAAAATGAAGCTGCCAGCGAATATAGGACAACGCAAGGTGAAAGCGCTCGAGCAGGCCATACAAGAGTTCAAAGTTG atCCCGCTCCGCCACCTACAGAGGACATATGCACATCCTTCAATGAGCTACGTTCCGATATGGTATTGCTGTGTGAGCTGCGCACCGCATTGTCCACGTGCATCTACGAAATGGAGAGTCTGAAGCATCAGTATGAGGCCGCTTGTCCGGGCAAGACACTCAATATACCGCCCTCGTTGGTGCCCATCAAAACCGAGACGCTGGAGAATAGTGCCACTTAA